One region of Oryza sativa Japonica Group chromosome 5, ASM3414082v1 genomic DNA includes:
- the LOC4338227 gene encoding thioredoxin domain-containing protein PLP3A: protein MDPDAVKSTLSNLAFGNVMAAAARDYQKEIVAKEKAQAASASHDEVDLDELLDDPELEKLHAERIAALKKEVEKREVLKRQGHGEYREITEGDFLGEVTGSEKVICHFYHREFYRCKIMDKHLKALAPIYLGTKFIKLDAENAPFFVTKLGIKTLPCVILFKKGIAADRLIGFQDLGSKDDFSTRALENILKMKGIIDEKKKDEDDEDDETYMSMNRRVRSSTAQDSDSD from the exons ATGGATCCCGACGCGGTGAAGTCGACGCTCTCCAACCTGGCCTTCGGCAAcgtcatggccgccgccgcccgcgactACCAGAAG GAAATTGTAGCTAAAGAGAAAGCCCAAGCAGCAAGTGCAAGCCATGATGAAGTTGATCTTGACGAATTATTGGAT GACCCAGAGCTTGAGAAGTTGCATGCGGAGAGAATTGCTGCTCTCAAG AAAGAGGTCGAGAAGCGTGAAGTGCTAAAAAGGCAAGGTCATGGTGAATATAGGGAGATAACTGAAGGGGACTTCCTAGGAGAGGTCACTGGCAGTGAAAAAGTCATCTGCCATTTCTACCACCGTGAATTTTACCGTTGCAA GATCATGGATAAGCATTTGAAGGCCCTTGCACCAATCTATTTGGGAACTAAATTCATCAAGCTTGATGCTGAA AATGCTCCGTTCTTTGTCACGAAACTGGGAATCAAAACATTGCCCTGTGTGATACTGTTCAA GAAGGGCATTGCTGCTGATCGGTTAATTGGGTTTCAAGACCTCGGCAGCAAAGATGATTTTTCAACAAGAGCATTGGAAAATATACTCAAGATGAAAG GTATAATTGACGAAAAGAAGAAGGAtgaggatgatgaagatgatgaaacCTATATGTCAATGAACAGGAGGGTCAGATCTTCAACCGCTCAAGATTCTGATTCTGATTGA
- the LOC9270982 gene encoding protein ALTERED PHOSPHATE STARVATION RESPONSE 1, translated as MGSSPSKATGEDALVLCKERMRHIRRAIDSRDALSASHLSYTQSLRSVGTALRRYAESEISPESSLSISEADKSPSHSSMASPSPSRAVESTGSPVHRGSQLTPPSTKIHYMKAAGTKPLTFTIDPSAADFVGQESPVSTFVPPPPPLPPELCTSWDFFDSNYTSGSATSNNENGVTLNFSRLKGLRDSRESEAVSLREETTNRSDRMHPELPGDNAAPKQEAQAKKGGMSKPSGSVEVTTEATTSGQVGAKVEEDDMEKELCTEAEDPSEFITHRAKDFVSSMKDIETRFVRAAEAGNEVSRMLETKKIRLDICAKIPGSPGKPPTARFVSALRVCCNRENILNQETAQNISKVVTWKRSVSSLSSSSKSPLTAAMITDDVGDSNSDFVEQFAMVSGSHSSTLDRLHAWERKLHDEIKASEHVRKTYDEKCNLLRRQFARGLNAQLIDKTRAVVKDLHSRVSVAIQAVDAISKRIEKIRDEELQPQLVELIQGLIRMWKAMLECHHKQFITISLAYHVKSSTMVQQGEHHRRAAAHLWNELDCFSSSFRIWVTAHKSYVESLNAWLQKCVLQPAQDRRRRKRKVSFPPRHALSPPIFVLCRDWLAMMESQSLPTDELCKSIKEVMQLLRGSFDHPADHQDKTTTESQSRNESQECGMLENNEQEVSGSVEAVEGLQSKLTTVLDRLTKFSEASLKHYEELKQNYEIARDDYQTGRSNAHLV; from the exons ATGGGTTCTTCGCCATCCAAAGCCACTGGTGAGGATGCCCTAGTTCTATGCAAGGAGCGAATGCGCCATATCAGGCGAGCTATTGATTCAAGAGATGCACTGTCGGCATCACACCTATCATATACTCAGTCCCTCCGTAGTGTGGGTACTGCATTGCGGCGGTATGCAGAGTCTGAGATCTCACCAGAATCATCACTGTCCATTTCAGAAGCAGATAAGTCACCATCACATTCTTCTATGGCTTCTCCATCACCTTCTCGAGCAGTAGAGAGCACTGGCTCCCCAGTACATCGAGGTAGTCAGCTGACTCCTCCCTCAACAAAGATCCATTACATGAAAGCAGCAGGAACAAAACCTTTGACGTTCACTATTGATCCATCTGCTGCTGACTTTGTGGGGCAAGAATCCCCGGTATCTACCTttgtgccaccaccaccaccattgccCCCTGAATTATGTACCTCGTGGGACTTCTTCGATTCCAATTATACTTCTGGTAGTGCCACCTCAAATAATGAGAATGGAGTGACATTAAATTTTAGTAGATTGAAGGGCCTGAGAGATTCAAGGGAATCTGAAGCAGTCTCGCTGAGAGAAGAAACAACAAACAGGTCTGATCGAATGCACCCAGAGCTTCCTGGTGATAATGCAGCACCTAAGCAAGAAGCCCAAGCAAAGAAAGGTGGGATGAGTAAGCCAAGTGGATCGGTTGAGGTTACAACTGAAGCTACTACTTCTGGGCAAGTTGGAGCAAAGGTGGAGGAAGATGACATGGAAAAAGAATTGTGCACAGAAGCAGAAGACCCTTCAGAGTTCATCACTCATAGAGCAAAAGATTTTGTGTCAAGCATGAAAGACATTGAAACTCGGTTTGTACGTGCCGCAGAAGCTGGGAATGAGGTTTCCAGAATGCTTGAGACAAAGAAGATCAGACTTGATATATGTGCTAAGATTCCAG GTTCTCCAGGCAAGCCACCTACTGCCCGATTTGTGTCCGCACTTCGAGTCTGCTGCAATCGTGAGAATATTCTCAACCAGG AAACTGCACAGAATATCTCAAAAGTTGTCACTTGGAAGCGTTCTGTATCATCTTTGTCCTCATCATCTAAGAGTCCACTTACAGCAGCAATGATTACTGATGATGTGGGTGATAGTAACAGTGATTTTGTTGAGCAATTCGCCATGGTATCTGGAAGCCACTCGTCTACCTTGGATAGGTTACATGCTTGGGAGAGAAAACTACATGATGAAATCAAG GCTAGTGAACATGTTAGAAAGACTTATGATGAGAAATGTAACCTTCTCCGGCGCCAATTTGCACGAGGTCTAAATGCTCAACTGATTGATAAGACCAGAGCTGTTGTGAAGGATCTTCATTCCAGGGTGTCTGTTGCGATCCAGGCTGTTGATGCAATATCAAAAAGAATAGAGAAGATAAGGGATGAAGAACTGCAGCCACAACTTGTCGAGCTGATCCAAGG GTTAATCAGAATGTGGAAAGCAATGTTAGAATGCCACCACAAACAATTCATCACAATATCACTGGCATACCATGTCAAGAGTTCGACCATGGTGCAGCAAGGTGAGCACCACCGCAGGGCCGCAGCGCATCTCTGGAACGAGTTGGACTGCTTCTCGTCCAGCTTCAGGATCTGGGTCACTGCTCACAAGTCCTACGTCGAGTCCCTCAACGCGTGGCTCCAGAAGTGTGTCCTGCAGCCAGCCCAGGACAGACGGAGGCGCAAGCGCAAGGTCTCTTTCCCTCCCCGCCACGCGCTCTCCCCTCCGATCTTTGTCCTCTGCAGAGACTGGCTTGCCATGATGGAGTCACAGTCACTCCCCACAGATGAGCTCTGCAAGTCCATCAAAGAGGTGATGCAGCTCCTGCGCGGTTCGTTTGACCACCCGGCCGATCATCAGGACAAAACGACGACCGAATCGCAGTCTAGAAACGAGTCGCAGGAATGTGGGATGCTGGAGAATAACGAGCAGGAGGTGAGTGGAAGCGTGGAAGCAGTGGAAGGGTTGCAGTCAAAGCTAACTACGGTTCTGGATCGCCTGACAAAGTTCTCAGAGGCTTCACTGAAGCACTACGAGGAGCTCAAGCAGAATTATGAGATAGCTCGTGATGACTACCAGACGGGTCGATCAAATGCCCATCTTGTTTAG
- the LOC4338229 gene encoding eukaryotic translation initiation factor 3 subunit I, with protein sequence MRPILMKGHERPLTFLRYNRDGDLLFSCAKDHTPNVWFADNGDRLGTYSGHNGAVWSCDVSRDSTRLITGSADQTAKLWDVQTGAELFTFRFDAPARSVEFAIGDGLAVITTDNFMGNVPTAQVKRIADDPDDQSEESLLVISGIKGRINRAVWGPLNRTIITAGEDATIRIWDTETGTCLNESDKEQGHQKTITSLSKSADWSHFLTGSLDKSAKLWDTRTLTLIKTYVTERPVNAVDISPLLDHVVIGGGQDAMNVTMTDRRAGKFEAKFFHKILQEEIGGVKGHFGPINALAFNPDGRSFSSGGEDGYVRLHHFDSDYFNIKI encoded by the exons ATGAGGCCGATCCTGATGAAGGGGCACGAGCGGCCGCTGACGTTCCTCCGGTACAACCGCGACGGGGACCTCCTCTTCTCGTGCGCCAAGGACCACACCCCCAACGTCTGGTTCGCCGACAACGGCGACCGCCTCGGCACCTACAGCGGCCACAACGGCGCCGTCTGGTCCTGCGACGTCTCCCGCGACTCCACCCGCCTCATCACCGGCAGCGCCGACCAGACCGCCAAGCTCTGGGACGTCCAGACCGGGGCGGAGCTCTTCACCTTCCGCTTCGACGCCCCCGCCCGCTCCGTCGAGTTCGCCATCGGCGACGGCCTCGCCGTCATCACCACCGACAACTTCATGGGCAACGTGCCCACCGCCCAGGTCAAGCGCATCGCCGACGACCCCGATGACC AGTCGGAGGAGTCTCTTCTCGTGATTTCTGGCATCAAGGGGAGGATTAACAGGGCTGTATGGGGGCCGTTGAACAGGACCATCATCACCGCCGGTGAGGATGCCACCATCCGCATTTGGGACACTGAG ACTGGAACATGTCTGAATGAGTCAGACAAAGAACAAGGACACCAGAAAACAATTACTTCACTTTCAAAATCTGCAGATTGGTCACATTTCCTAACAGGCTCCTTGGATAAGTCTGCTAAG CTATGGGATACAAGAACTCTGACCCTGATCAAGACATATGTCACCGAGCGACCTGTTAATGCTGTTGACATTTCTCCTCTTCTAGACCAT GTGGTTATCGGAGGTGGTCAAGATGCGATGAATGTGACTATGACAGATCGTCGAGCGGGAAAATTTGAAGCGAAATTCTTTCACAAG ATTTTGCAAGAGGAAATTGGTGGTGTAAAAGGCCATTTTGGACCAATTAACGCACTGGCATTTAATCCTGATGGACGGAG CTTCTCGAGTGGTGGTGAAGATGGATATGTAAGGCTGCACCATTTTGATTCTGACTACTTCAACATCAAGATTTAA